The proteins below are encoded in one region of Reichenbachiella sp. 5M10:
- a CDS encoding TonB-dependent receptor yields MKKTITKSIGLPLKRSVIMLLLTCLSVATVYAQESQISGQVLDETGAGLPGATVMEIGSNNGTTTDLDGNFNMSVEGQNSQISISFIGYETKTLTVGSRTQFSVDMQVDAQSLEEVIVVGYGEKTKATLTGAVEQVTAATFEDRAVTNPALSLQGQTPGLVVTRGSSRPGNEGITMQIRGATSINGGDPLCIIDGVPVVGLREFYNMNPDDIESVSLLKDASASIYGSRAANGVILVTTKKGSGGMTVDYSNNFRLNTIGIRPPTPGMEEYASMFIEAVEQDGTNDYWGWSTLENMQGMANGEARIYPGTAWGDIYLESSDRFNDFYGDSFSQQHNLSISGGDEKTKYRVSGGFADNRAPLKIAYDGQKQYNVRFNFEHKLSDRVTFQSGMTYQQTNSSSPSGGIQGGVYNDPPVFPAKNPYGQWYANFNVGGRNSVGQVVDGGTKDIKEDLTKVNLGLNVNIIEGLDFKVLGSINRRIGRTDEVYLSVPLYTWAGDQIGMVNSSSSIKNTYNDATYQNYGGFLHYDKTIAEDHYVSAMVGVTADLNEHRDLMGKRTGLEDQGVYDLDVAAKDLMENEGGAGHWGLYSYVGRFNYEYQGKYLLELIGRRDGSSRFADGFKWANYGGASLGWVLTEEAFLRDNPVLSFWKLKASYGEMGNQVGIGENDYVSTISTGSIPFGSTPAIQNTARVSGITTNVRTWERVKMTNFGTEFTLLNHKLNGSFDYYIKENEGMLSTPVLSAILGGNAPKTNIGTLETKGWEAVLGYKDRIGDFNFGVSVNMGNSTNELVKLEGSDSYNAGKVAQREGYPLNSYFMYQTDGLFADQAAVDAYYAQYTATSQGEVPVQNNAAQALRPGDIIKVDADGNGYISAISDEGGDVKYMGDAAPHYNYGINTNMSWKGFDFTANFQGVLNQNIQRTGHMSYPFRAIWSTSTTSYQGLTWSETNTGADYPRLTTNGTRSGYNWLNNDFALQNNRYIRLKTLVVGYTLPSSVLEKIKLRKARVYFSGNDLWEATSIKDGYDPEMGETGSDIYPFTRTYSLGLDITF; encoded by the coding sequence ATGAAAAAAACTATTACTAAGAGCATTGGATTGCCTCTTAAGAGGAGTGTAATCATGTTGTTGCTGACTTGTCTGTCAGTAGCTACAGTATATGCACAAGAGTCTCAGATATCGGGACAGGTGTTAGATGAAACGGGAGCAGGATTACCAGGAGCTACCGTGATGGAAATAGGATCCAACAATGGTACCACTACGGATTTGGATGGTAATTTCAACATGAGTGTTGAGGGTCAAAATTCTCAAATCTCTATTTCTTTTATTGGATACGAAACCAAGACCTTGACTGTGGGTAGTCGTACTCAATTCAGTGTAGATATGCAGGTCGATGCACAGAGTTTGGAAGAAGTAATTGTCGTTGGATACGGTGAGAAAACCAAAGCTACATTGACGGGTGCTGTAGAGCAAGTGACTGCTGCGACTTTTGAAGATCGTGCGGTGACAAACCCAGCTTTATCTCTACAAGGACAGACTCCAGGTCTAGTGGTCACTCGAGGATCGAGTCGTCCAGGTAATGAAGGGATCACAATGCAGATCAGAGGGGCTACCTCTATCAACGGCGGTGATCCATTGTGTATCATTGATGGAGTGCCTGTAGTGGGACTTCGTGAATTCTACAACATGAACCCTGACGATATCGAGTCTGTGAGTTTGTTGAAAGATGCCTCTGCATCTATCTACGGTTCACGTGCAGCCAACGGTGTGATCTTGGTGACTACCAAGAAAGGATCTGGAGGCATGACTGTAGATTATAGCAACAACTTCCGACTCAACACGATAGGTATTCGTCCTCCGACTCCAGGTATGGAGGAGTATGCTTCGATGTTTATCGAAGCAGTAGAGCAAGATGGAACGAACGACTACTGGGGTTGGAGTACTCTGGAAAACATGCAAGGTATGGCCAATGGCGAAGCTAGAATCTATCCAGGGACAGCTTGGGGAGATATTTATCTAGAGAGTTCGGATAGATTCAATGATTTCTATGGTGATAGCTTTTCGCAGCAGCACAACTTGAGTATTTCTGGTGGCGATGAGAAAACCAAGTATAGAGTCTCTGGAGGTTTTGCCGACAACAGAGCTCCGCTCAAAATCGCATATGACGGACAAAAACAATACAATGTTCGATTCAATTTTGAGCACAAACTTTCTGATCGAGTGACCTTCCAGTCAGGGATGACTTATCAGCAGACCAATAGCTCTAGTCCATCTGGAGGTATACAAGGAGGTGTGTACAATGACCCTCCGGTGTTTCCTGCCAAGAACCCTTACGGCCAGTGGTATGCCAACTTTAATGTAGGAGGCAGAAACTCCGTAGGTCAAGTAGTCGACGGTGGTACCAAAGACATCAAAGAAGATTTGACGAAAGTTAATTTGGGATTGAATGTCAACATCATCGAAGGGTTGGATTTCAAAGTGTTGGGGTCGATCAACCGACGTATCGGTCGTACCGACGAGGTTTATTTGAGTGTACCTCTCTATACGTGGGCTGGAGATCAGATAGGAATGGTCAATTCAAGTTCATCAATTAAAAACACCTACAATGACGCTACCTACCAAAACTATGGTGGTTTCCTACACTATGACAAGACGATCGCAGAAGATCACTACGTATCTGCTATGGTAGGTGTGACTGCTGATCTCAACGAACATAGAGACTTGATGGGCAAGCGTACAGGTCTCGAAGATCAAGGAGTGTATGACCTGGATGTGGCAGCCAAAGACCTCATGGAAAATGAAGGGGGAGCTGGACACTGGGGACTCTACTCTTATGTGGGTAGATTCAACTATGAGTACCAAGGCAAATATCTGTTGGAATTGATCGGTAGAAGAGACGGTTCTTCGCGATTTGCTGATGGATTCAAATGGGCCAACTATGGAGGTGCATCACTAGGATGGGTACTCACAGAAGAGGCGTTCCTTAGAGATAATCCTGTTTTGAGTTTCTGGAAATTGAAAGCCAGTTATGGTGAAATGGGTAACCAAGTAGGGATTGGTGAAAATGACTATGTATCTACTATCAGTACAGGTTCGATACCTTTTGGATCTACCCCTGCTATACAAAATACTGCTCGTGTGAGCGGGATTACTACCAATGTGAGAACTTGGGAACGTGTGAAAATGACCAACTTCGGTACTGAGTTTACTCTGCTCAATCATAAGCTGAACGGTTCATTTGATTACTACATCAAAGAAAACGAAGGGATGCTGTCGACACCAGTTTTGTCAGCCATATTGGGGGGCAATGCACCTAAAACCAATATAGGAACCTTGGAGACCAAAGGTTGGGAAGCTGTTTTGGGCTATAAAGACAGAATCGGAGACTTCAACTTTGGTGTATCTGTCAACATGGGTAATAGTACCAATGAGCTTGTCAAGCTAGAGGGGTCTGATTCTTACAATGCAGGCAAAGTAGCTCAACGTGAGGGGTATCCTCTCAATTCGTACTTCATGTACCAGACGGATGGACTTTTTGCTGATCAAGCAGCAGTAGACGCATACTATGCACAGTATACAGCTACTAGTCAAGGAGAGGTGCCTGTACAAAACAATGCGGCTCAGGCACTCAGACCAGGAGACATCATCAAAGTAGATGCGGATGGCAATGGGTACATTTCTGCGATTTCAGACGAAGGCGGTGATGTGAAATATATGGGTGATGCTGCTCCTCATTACAACTACGGTATCAATACCAACATGAGTTGGAAAGGGTTTGACTTTACCGCTAACTTCCAAGGAGTACTCAACCAAAATATACAAAGAACGGGACACATGTCTTATCCTTTTAGAGCGATATGGTCTACGAGTACTACTTCATATCAGGGACTTACTTGGTCAGAAACCAATACAGGGGCTGATTATCCACGTTTGACTACCAACGGTACTCGATCAGGGTATAACTGGTTGAACAATGATTTTGCTTTGCAGAACAACAGATACATCAGACTCAAAACACTTGTAGTAGGCTATACACTACCATCGTCAGTGTTGGAGAAAATCAAGCTGAGAAAAGCAAGAGTGTACTTCTCTGGCAATGACCTGTGGGAAGCTACTTCCATCAAAGATGGTTATGATCCAGAAATGGGCGAAACGGGTAGCGATATTTATCCATTCACCCGAACCTATTCTTTGGGTCTAGATATCACATTCTAG